TTGGGGCACATGGCTTCCTCGCACACGGTGTGCAGGCGGTGTTCCTTGACGATCTTGCGGACTTCCGTGAAGACCTGACCCGTCGGGATGGTGACTTTCAGCCACTCGGGTTTTTTCTCGCGGACCGGGACGCTGTCTTTGCGGTAGATGCCGTTCTTGATGAACTTGGGTTCCTTGGCGTTCTCTTGGGTCATGGGGTCAGCTCCCGGCTGCCGCGGGGGTGGGCAGCGTCCAGTCATACTGGGCGAAGGTGATGTGGAAGGCTCGCGTCAGGGCGTCTTTGGCGCCTTGCATGCTGGCCGCTCTGTTCAGGCCGCGCAGGTCGTACTCGCGCTGCACGCTGGTCATGTGCGTCTGCGTCAGGCCGCACGGGACGATCAGGTCGAAGTGCTGCAGGTTCGCGTTCACGTTCAGGGCGAGGCCGTGCAGGGCCACGTGCCGCTGCACCGCGACGCCGAACGACGCGATCTTCTGATCGTACGTCAGGCCGTTCACGTCCCGCTCGGTGACGTACACGCCGGCGTAGCCGGGGTTGGGCCGGGCGTCCTCCAGGCCCAGGTCGTGCAGGGCCGTGATGGTCGCCTGTTCGAGCAGGCGCAGGAAGTCCGCGACCCGGCGGCCGACGGGGAAGATGGCGTACGCGACGAGCTGGCCGGGGCCGTGGTACGTGACGTCCCCGCCGCGTTCGACCTCCAGCACCTCGATGCCCTGCGCCTTCAGGTAGTCGCGGGTGACGATGATGTTGGTGCCCTCCCGGGCCTTGCGGCCCAGCGTGAGGACGGGTGGGTGTTCCACGAGCAGGAGGGTGGGCGGGGCGTCCCCGGCGGCCACCTGCGCGTGCAGGGTTTTCTGGAGGTCCCAGGCGTCCCGGTACGGCGTCACGCCGAGATCCCGGACGGCGAAGGGGGAGGCGGTCATGCGGCGATTGTACGTCCGGGCGGGGCGTTTTTAACGTGCCCTGGGCGGGAGTTTGCCTGGCATTGACCACGTGGTGTGGTGAATCCTGCGCCCCGCGCTGGTCAAGCCCGTCCGTGCGGCCCGGACGCCCTTGGGGTGGGCTGCGCTATCTGGCTCAGGGCACGTGGGCCGGCAAGGCCCTACCGTGAGGTATGGAACTGGTGCCTCCCTCCGAACAGTTCAAAGCAAGTTTCCTGGACGCCGTGCGCGAGGCGCAGGCCACCGGCAGCGGCCTGGGCGACACCCTCAGCTTCGACGTGACCGACATCGAGCGGGATTTCCCGGCCTTCCTGACCCACCTGCGCCGTTTTGAACCCGGCCACACCCTCCCCGAGGGCTTCGTGCACTCCGAGTACCTGTGGTTGGTGGACGGCGACACGTACCTGGGCCGCGCCAGCATCCGCCACACCCTGAACGCCCGCCTGCGCGAATTCGGCGGTCACATCGGCTACGAGGTCCGCCCCGGTGCCCGCCGCCAGGGGCACGCCACCCGCATCCTCGCCGGATCGCTGCGCCGCGCCAGGGAACTGGGCATCGAGGCGGCCCTCGTGACCTGCGACGCGGACAACACCGGCTCGCGCCGCACCATCGAGAAGAACGGCGGCGTGCTGGAAGGTCAGTTCGTGGTCCCGGACCACCCGAAACCCATCCTGCGCTTCTGGGTGCCCACGCCCAACTGAACATCCAGCACGGCGACAGGGGAGGAGGGGCGAAGTCCCCTACCCAGGTCCGGCGGCCCGCCATTCAGCCCTTGCGGAGTTCCCCGGCCTTCTCCTCCATCAGCTGCGCCAGGTCCTCCAGCGCCTGCGCCTGCCGGGCCGCCGGGGCGCCCGTCTCCACCATCTTCTCCGCGACCGCCTCGCCGATGCGGGTCAGGGCGTCCACCTGTTGCGGGGGCGCCTCGTCCAGTTCCGCCAGCCGCCCCACCAGATGCTCGCCCGCCTCGCCCAGCACCTGCGCTTCCTGCTCGGCACTCAGGCGGCCCAGCGTGGCGACCCGGCCGTGGTACTCGGCGCTGACCCGCTCGAGCTGCGCCACCTGTTCCAGCGTGTGCACCTGCACCTGCGCGGCCTGCATCAGGGTGTCCAGCGCCTGCACCTGCTCGCGCACGCGCGCGTGGATGCCTTCCAGCCGGCGCACGTTCACCTCCCCGACCGGGGTGCGGGTCACCTCGTCCAGCGCCGTGCAGACCAGTTCATCCAGCGCGTGCGCGGCCGTAATCTGCGCCTCGCCGCTTTCTAGGATGTGGCGCAGCGCCTCCTCCTGCGCCGAGCGGGCCTCGCCGCCCGCGCCGAACGGCAGGGCGCGCAGCTGCTCGGTCGTGATCTGCACCACCTCGCGCAGCGCGTCCGTGGCGGCCAGGCCCTCGTGCCCGGCACGGATGATCGCCTCAAGCGTGCTGGTCTGCGCCCACCCGGCGGCGCCCACGTGCTCACGCGCGCGGACTTCAGCCACGCGCCGACGCTGCTTCAGGGACGCCTCGCGCACCTGCGCGACCTGCTGCGCTGCTTCTTGTACGGCCGTCATGCCGTTCAGACTGACGCGCGGCGCCCGCTGCTGAACGTGACGGGCGCTGCACTTGCCCCGGGCCAGGACGGCCCGTATACTTCTAAAGTTCGGTCGTCTGCCCAGGCGGCCAGTTCATTGAGGAGCACGAACGTCTCTGCCCGCAGACAGCGGGACGGTGGGACGGTCCGCTGCCCGAAGGAGTCAACCATGCAGCACGCAATCAAAGTGAACCGTGGCGCCATCCTGCGCGCCGTTGAGCAGCCCCACCTGAAGGCCGACCTGCCCGAGTTCCGCCCCGGCGATACCGTCCGCGTGGAAACGAAGGTCGTCGAAGGCAACCGCACCCGCAACCAGGCCTTCGAGGGCGTCGTGATCGCCATCAACGGCACCGGCAGCCGCAAGAGCTTCACCGTCCGCAAGATCAGCTTCGGTGAAGGCGTGGAGCGCGTGTTCCCCTTCAACAGCCCCCTGGTCGCCAAGATCACCGTGCTCGAGCGCGGCAAGGTCCGCCGCGCCAAGCTGTACTACCTGCGCGAACTGCGCGGCAAGGCGGCCCGCATCAAGAGCGACCGCAGCCGCGTGATGAAGGACGCCGCCGCGAAGACCGCCGCCAACGCCAAGAGCGAGGAGTAAGGTCTCCCCAGCGTGCCGCCCCCGAACCTGGGGGCGGCACGTTCTTGTGGGTCCTGTCGCGCGCCCATCCGCTAGCGTGCGGGCGTGACGCCCACCGCGCTGCTCGCCCTGGATTTCGACGGCACCCTGGTCGGCCCGCAGGGTGACGTGCCCGCCGGTCTGCTGGACGAACTGCACGCCTGGGCGCGGGGCGGCGCGCACCTGGCGCTGCTGACCGCGCGGGGCCGCGTGCCCCCCGAGGTGCGGGACTGGCCCCTGCACACCGTCAGCCGCTGCTACGGCGCGTGGGCGCAGGTGGGCGGTCAGCTCGCCTGGAGCCGTCCGCTGGCGGACGACACGGTCCGCGCGGCGCTGGAGGCGCTGACGCCCGGCGCGTGGCGTTGGGGCCGGACGCTCATGGTCACCGCTGACCCGATCGGGATCGTGCGCGGCCCCCACGCCGCGTTCGCGGCGCAGTGGCCGCAGGCGCGCGAGGTGCTGAAGCTCGTGCGGGGCGACACGCCCGCGCGGCTGGACGCCCTGAAGGGACGCTGGGCCACGCTGCCCGGCACGCACGTGATCCGCGAACGCGACACCCGGCTGGTGCTGGTCCGCCAGGGTGCCTGTAAGGGCGCGGCCCTGCGGGCCCTGGCCGGGCGGCTGGGCGTGCCCGGCGCGCAGGTCGTGGCGGCCGGGGACGGCCCGGCGGACGCGGCCATGCTGGCGCACGCTGGCACGTTCATCCGCGTGGGCGCGCACGCGGCCCTGGCTGGCGCGACCCTGCACGCCACGTGTCCAGCAGATGTGCCCGGCGTCCTCGCGCATGTGCGTGCCCGGTTGCTAGGCTGCCCGGCGTGATCCTGCCCGAGCATGCCCCCACCACGCTGCCCCTGCTGATGGCCTTCGACCTGGACGGCACCCTGATTCCCGACGCGGGCCGCGAGGTCGCGCCGGACATTGCCGCCGCCCTGGGGCGCCTGCGCGCGTACGGCGTGACGCTGGCGATCATCACGGGCCGCGACACGCCGCCCAGCGCCGTCCGGACCGCCATGCAGCCGCACGCGGTCGCCACGAACAACGGCGGGCGCGTCCTGGTCGGCGATGACCTGCACCTGGAAGCCAGTTTCACGGACGCGGACCTGGAAGCCGTACTGGCACATGAACTGCCCGGCGCGCGGGTCGTGCTGTTCACCGAGGACGCCCTGTACGTAGACCTGCCCCCCGGCGTGGAGCCGGAACCGTGGATGCGCGCGCGGTCGTTCCGGCCGTTCGCGGACGCGCCCCGCGCGGGCATCCTGAAAGCCGGGTACTACCACCCGGACGTGGCGGCCCTGGCCGGGCGGCTGCGCGAGCGGCACCCGCACCTGGTCCTGACCGGTGCGCAGGACCCGTACCCGCACTTCCTGACGGTGACGCCTGAAGGCGCGCACAAGGGCGCGGCGCTGACACTGATCGCGGACGGGCTGGGCGTCCCGCATGACCGCACGGTGGCGTTCGGGGACAGTGACAACGATCAGGCAATGCTGGAAGTCGCGGCGTTCGGCGTGCAGGTGGGGGACCTGCCGCTGCTGGCGCCGCACGCGGACGCGCGGGTGGCGCAGCAGGCGGAACTGGGCGCGTTCCTGCACGCCTGGGCCGACCGGATCGGGGCTGGGCTGTAAGTCCCACTCAGGGGCGTGCGGGTGGGGCGGTGCTGCCGCGCTCGATGAGCCGGGCGCCCAGCACCACGTGCCGCTGCCGGATCTGCCCGTGCCCGAGCTGCGCGAGCATCAGCGTGGCGGCCTGCTCGGCCATGGTTTCCACCGGCTGCTCGAGCACCGTGATGGGCGGATCGACCAGGCTGGTCCAGGGGTAGTTGTCGAAGGCGACGAGGCTGATGTCGTGCGGCAGGCGCACGCCGCGTTCACGCAGCGCGCGGTACGCCCCGGACGCCTGCGTGCCGGTCAGGGCGATCAGCGCCGTGGGCGGCTGGGGCAGGTCCAGCAGGTCGTTCGTCAGGGCGTAGGCGGTGTCCTCGTTCAGCAGCGTTACCCGCTGGTACTCGGCGGGGACGGTCAGGCCCAGCGCGTTCATGACCTCGGGGAAGGCGCGGCTGCGTTCCTCGGGGTGAATGACGGGGTGGTAGGTGCCCAGCGCGGCGATGTGGCGGTGGCCCAGCGCGTGCAGGTGCGTGACGGCCTGCCGCACGGCGCCCGGGTTGTCGAGCATGACGCTGGGTTCGTCGTGGTGGGGGGGGCGGTAGTCGTACTCGGTGATGGCCACGCCGCGTGAGCGCAGCCGCGCGAGGTACTCCTGGCTGTCCTGGCCGTAGCCGGGGCGCAGCATGACGCCGGCCACGCGCAGGCCGTACAGCCGCCTCAGTTCCTGGAGTTCGCGCTGGGCGCTGTACTCGTTCTCGCTGATGATCAGGGTGTAGCCCGCATCTGCCAGGACGTGCGAGGCGGTGCGGGCGAACTGCGCGAAGAAGGGTTCGAGGATCGAGCCGACGACCAGCCCGACGGTGGTGCTCTGGCCGCCGCGCAGGCTCCCGGCGCGCTGGTCGGGCTCGTAGTGCAGCTGCGCGATGGCCTGCTGGACACGCGCGAGCGTGTCGGGCGTGAGTTTGTCGGGTTCCTTCAGGGCGCGTTTGGCAGTGGTGGGGGAGACGCCGGCCAGCCGGGCGACGTCCTGGATGGTGGACACGGCTGCATTGTAGGTCAGGGTCGAAGCGACACTCAAGCGGTTGGGCACGAAACCATTTTCACATGCCACCTTCGGGAGTGGCACCAGTAGACAATTGAAAACGATTGTGATTCACTGATGGACACGAGACCATTCAATCTGAGATCAGGTGAGCCCGTCACCTGAAGTGGCGCCGCTGTCACCGACGCCGCTCCGCTGCTGTCCGCCCCGCCCCTGACCGGGCCCTGTCCCACCGGAGGAACCACCCGTGAACCGACTCGCCCTGCTCGCCCTGACCACCCTGCTCAGCCAGGCCAGTGCCGTGACCATCACCATCGCCACCGTGAACAACCCGGACATGGTCACCATGCAGAAACTCACCCCCGAGTTCAACAAGAAATACCCCGACATCCAGGTCAAATGGGTGACCCTCCCCGAGAACGAACTGCGCCAGAAGATCACCCTGGACGTCGCCAGCGGCGCCGGCAGCTTCGACATCGCCACCGTCGGCGCCTACGAGGTGCCCATCTGGGCCAAGAACGGCTGGCTCGAACCCCTGAACCCGCTGTTCAGCAAGAACGCCGACATCGCCAAGAGCTACAACCTCACGGACATCCTGCCCGGCGTGCGCGGTGCCCTGACCGTCGGCGGGAACCTGTACGCCGTGCCCTTCTACGCCGAAAGCAGCATGACGTACTACAACAAAGACCTCTTCAAGGCCGCCGGGCTCACTATGCCCGCCCAGCCCACCTGGAACCAGATCCAGACCTTCGCCAGCAAGATCCACAACCCCAGCAAGGGCGTGTACGGCGTGTGCCTGCGCGGCCTGCCCGGCTGGGGCGAGAACATGGCCCTGTTCAGCACCATGGTCAACACCTACGGCGGCCGCTGGTTCAACCCCAGCTGGCAGGCCCAGCTGAACACCCCCGCCTGGAAAAACGCCATGACCTTCTACGTGAACCTCGTCAAGAAATACGGCCCTCCCGGCGCGACCGGCAACGGCTTCACCGAGAACCTCACCCTGATGAGCCAGGGCAAGTGCGGCATGTGGGTCGACGCGACCGTCGCCGCCGGGTTCCTGAGCGACCCCAGCAGCTCCAAGATCACCAAGTCGGTCGGGTTCGCCAAGGCCCCGGTCGGCACCACCGCGCGCGGCAACAACTGGTACTGGAGCTGGAACCTCGCCATTCCCAAGAGCACCAAGCAGGAAGACGCCGCCTTCAAGTTCCTGACCTGGGCCACCAGCCAGGAGTACATCGCCTTGGTCGCCAGGACCAAGGGCACCTGGGCCAGCGTCCCCCCCGGCACCCGCACGAGCACCTACCAGAACGCCAACTACAAGAAGGCCGCCGGCGCCTTCAGCGGCCTGGTGCTGAGCAGCATCAACACCGCCGACGTGAACAAGGCCACCAAGGACCCCGTGCCCTACACCGGCGTGCAGTACGTCGCCATCCCCGAATTCCAGGCGCTCGGCACCCAGGTCGGGCAGTACCTCGCCGGGGCGCTCAGCGGGCAGTACACCGTCGATCAGGCGCTGAAACTCAGCCAGGACGCCGCGAACAAGACGGCCAAGGACGGCGGCTACCAGAAGTAAGCCCCCACGCGGGGCGCGGCGACCTCCAGCGCCGCGCCTCACCCCCCACCCGCAGTCCCAGCGCACCCCAGGGGAGGCCCGAGGCGACCACCTCGCCTCCCCCACACCGTTGCACCCCCACCCGCAGGAGGTGAATCATGACCGCCGCCGCCACCACGCCCGCCACCACCGCGCCCACGCCCAGACGGGGATTCCGGCTCAGCCCGGCCGCGCTGATCTGGCCCGCCATGCTGTACCTGATCCTGACCACCCAGGTGCCGTTCTTCATGACGGTGTACTACTCGTTCTTCCGCTACAACCTCGCCATTCCCGGCAGCCGCCCCTTCGTGGGGTTCGCCAACTACCGCAACCTCCTGACCGACCCGCAGAACCTCCACATCCTGTGGAACACCGTCGTGCTGGCCGGCGGCACCCTGATCCTGACCCTGATCATCGGCGCGGCCCTGGCGCTGCTGCTGAACCGCGACTTCCCGGGCCGGGCGCTGCTGCGCACCCTGCTGATCAGCTCGTTCCTGATCATGCCAGTCGTGACGGCCGTCGTCTGGAAGAACATGCTCATGAACCCCGTGTTCGGGTTCTTCTCCTGGGTCGTCACGGGCCTGGGCGGGCACCCGGTCGACTGGCTGGCGCAGTACCCGATGGCCAGCGTGATCGCCATGATCACCTGGGAATGGACACCGTTCGCCATGCTGATCCTCCTGACGGGCCTCCAGAGCCTCCCGGACGACCAGCTGGAAGCTGCCCGCCTGGACGGCGCGAGCCCCTGGCAGGAATTCCGCTACGTGGTGCTGCCCCACTGGACGCAGGCGATCCAGGTGGTCGTGCTGATGGAGACTATCGCGCTGCTGCAGGTGTACGGCGAGATCTACGGCAGCACGTCCGGCGGTCCCGGCATTGCCACCACGAACCTGCCGTACTTCATCTACCAGAAGGCCTTCGCGGAGTACAACATCGGGCTGGCCAGCGCCGCCGGGGTCCTGACCGTGATCCTCACGAACGTGCTGGCCGTGTACATGCTGCGGCTGCTGACCCGCGCGGGCAGGGGAGAGTGACATGCAGGCCCAGATCCGACTGAGAAACGCGCTGCTGACCCTGGTCACGTACCTGCTCGCCGCCGCGTTCCTGTTCCCGCTCGTGTGGATGTTCATGGCCGCCTTCAAGACCGAGGCGCAGGCCTTCGCCACCCCACCCGTGTTCGTGTTCACGCCCGTCCTGGAGAACTTCCAGCACGCGCTGGGCAGCTACTTCCCGGCGCTGCGCAACTCGCTGGTCGCCGCGGTGGGCAGCACGGTCCTGGCCTTCATCCTGGGCCTCCCGGCCGCGTTCGCGCTGGCCGTGTACCCCACCCGCCGCGCGCAGGGTGTGCTGACCTGGATGCTGTCCACGAAATTCATGCCCGCAGTCGGCGTGATCGTGCCGCTCTTCCTGATCTTCCGCAACCTGCACCTGCTGGACACGCTGCCCGGCCTGATCCTGATGTACACCACCATGAACCTCCCGCTGGTCGTGTGGATGATGCACTCCTACATGACCGAGATCCCCTACGCCATCTACGAGGCCGCCAAGGTGGACGGCGCGTCGGTCGGCCAGGAATTCTTCGGGATCGCGCTGCCGCTCAGCACGCCCGGCATGGCTGCCACCGCCCTGCTGTGCCTGATCTTCGCGTGGAACGAGGTGTTCTTCGCCCTGAACCTCACGAACAGCGACGCCGCACCCCTGAGCGTGTTCATCAGCCAGTTCAAGACCAGCGAGGGCCTGTTCTGGGCGCAGATGAGCGCCGCCGCCACCCTGACCGTCCTGCCGGTCCTGATCTTCGGCTGGATCGCGCAGCGTCAGCTGGTCCGCGGCCTGAGCTTCGGCGCGGTGAAATGACCGTGGCCACCAGCTTCCCCCTGCGCACCGCGAGCCTCCCCGCCCTAGCCGGGCGCGTGCAGGTCCCCGCCTACGACCCGCGCGGCCTGCGCACCGGCATCGTGCACTTCGGCGTGGGGGCGTTCCACCGCTCACATCAGGCCATGTACCTCGACCGGCTCCTGAACCTCGGCCAGGCGCACGACTGGGCCATCTGCGGCGTGGGCGTCCTGCCCGGCGACGCCCTCATCCGCGACGCGCTGCGCGCCCAGAACCACCTGTACACCCTGCTGACCCGCGCCCCGGACGGCCGCAGCGAGGCCCGCGTGATCGGCGCCGTGCACGACTACCTGTTCGCCCCGGACGACCCTGAGGCGGTCTGCGAGCGGCTGGCGCACCCCGCCACGCGCATCGTGTCCCTGACCGTCACCGAGGGCGGCTACAGCCTGAACAACGCCACGGGCGAGTTCGATCCCAGCGGGGACGTCCTGCACGACCTCCAGCCCGGCGCCGCGCCCCGCAGCACCCTGGGCTTCCTGACCGAGGGCCTGCGCCGCCGCCGCGAGCGCGGCCTGCGCCCCTTCACGGTCATGTCCTGCGACAACATCCAGGGCAACGGGCACGTCACCCGCCGCGTCCTGACCGCCTTCGCCCGCCGCCGGGACCCGCAACTGGCCGACTGGATCGACCACGAGGTTGCCTTCCCGAACAGCATGGTCGACCGCATCACGCCCGTCACCACGGACGCCGTACGCGCCGACCTGGACCGCGAGTACGGCGTGCAGGACGCCTGCCCGGTGGTCGCCGAGGCGTTCACGCAGTGGGTGCTCGAGGACCACTTCACCTGCGGCCGCCCCCCACTACAGGACGTGGGCGTGCAGCTCGTCCCGGACGTCGAACCGTACGAACTCATGAAACTGCGCCTCCTGAACGCCGCGCATCAGGCC
This DNA window, taken from Deinococcus radiotolerans, encodes the following:
- the rplS gene encoding 50S ribosomal protein L19 — encoded protein: MQHAIKVNRGAILRAVEQPHLKADLPEFRPGDTVRVETKVVEGNRTRNQAFEGVVIAINGTGSRKSFTVRKISFGEGVERVFPFNSPLVAKITVLERGKVRRAKLYYLRELRGKAARIKSDRSRVMKDAAAKTAANAKSEE
- a CDS encoding HAD hydrolase family protein gives rise to the protein MILPEHAPTTLPLLMAFDLDGTLIPDAGREVAPDIAAALGRLRAYGVTLAIITGRDTPPSAVRTAMQPHAVATNNGGRVLVGDDLHLEASFTDADLEAVLAHELPGARVVLFTEDALYVDLPPGVEPEPWMRARSFRPFADAPRAGILKAGYYHPDVAALAGRLRERHPHLVLTGAQDPYPHFLTVTPEGAHKGAALTLIADGLGVPHDRTVAFGDSDNDQAMLEVAAFGVQVGDLPLLAPHADARVAQQAELGAFLHAWADRIGAGL
- the lipB gene encoding lipoyl(octanoyl) transferase LipB — encoded protein: MTASPFAVRDLGVTPYRDAWDLQKTLHAQVAAGDAPPTLLLVEHPPVLTLGRKAREGTNIIVTRDYLKAQGIEVLEVERGGDVTYHGPGQLVAYAIFPVGRRVADFLRLLEQATITALHDLGLEDARPNPGYAGVYVTERDVNGLTYDQKIASFGVAVQRHVALHGLALNVNANLQHFDLIVPCGLTQTHMTSVQREYDLRGLNRAASMQGAKDALTRAFHITFAQYDWTLPTPAAAGS
- a CDS encoding LacI family DNA-binding transcriptional regulator, whose product is MSTIQDVARLAGVSPTTAKRALKEPDKLTPDTLARVQQAIAQLHYEPDQRAGSLRGGQSTTVGLVVGSILEPFFAQFARTASHVLADAGYTLIISENEYSAQRELQELRRLYGLRVAGVMLRPGYGQDSQEYLARLRSRGVAITEYDYRPPHHDEPSVMLDNPGAVRQAVTHLHALGHRHIAALGTYHPVIHPEERSRAFPEVMNALGLTVPAEYQRVTLLNEDTAYALTNDLLDLPQPPTALIALTGTQASGAYRALRERGVRLPHDISLVAFDNYPWTSLVDPPITVLEQPVETMAEQAATLMLAQLGHGQIRQRHVVLGARLIERGSTAPPARP
- a CDS encoding GNAT family N-acetyltransferase, whose product is MELVPPSEQFKASFLDAVREAQATGSGLGDTLSFDVTDIERDFPAFLTHLRRFEPGHTLPEGFVHSEYLWLVDGDTYLGRASIRHTLNARLREFGGHIGYEVRPGARRQGHATRILAGSLRRARELGIEAALVTCDADNTGSRRTIEKNGGVLEGQFVVPDHPKPILRFWVPTPN
- a CDS encoding carbohydrate ABC transporter permease; this translates as MQAQIRLRNALLTLVTYLLAAAFLFPLVWMFMAAFKTEAQAFATPPVFVFTPVLENFQHALGSYFPALRNSLVAAVGSTVLAFILGLPAAFALAVYPTRRAQGVLTWMLSTKFMPAVGVIVPLFLIFRNLHLLDTLPGLILMYTTMNLPLVVWMMHSYMTEIPYAIYEAAKVDGASVGQEFFGIALPLSTPGMAATALLCLIFAWNEVFFALNLTNSDAAPLSVFISQFKTSEGLFWAQMSAAATLTVLPVLIFGWIAQRQLVRGLSFGAVK
- a CDS encoding mannitol dehydrogenase family protein gives rise to the protein MTVATSFPLRTASLPALAGRVQVPAYDPRGLRTGIVHFGVGAFHRSHQAMYLDRLLNLGQAHDWAICGVGVLPGDALIRDALRAQNHLYTLLTRAPDGRSEARVIGAVHDYLFAPDDPEAVCERLAHPATRIVSLTVTEGGYSLNNATGEFDPSGDVLHDLQPGAAPRSTLGFLTEGLRRRRERGLRPFTVMSCDNIQGNGHVTRRVLTAFARRRDPQLADWIDHEVAFPNSMVDRITPVTTDAVRADLDREYGVQDACPVVAEAFTQWVLEDHFTCGRPPLQDVGVQLVPDVEPYELMKLRLLNAAHQAMSYPALLDGHTFVHEVCQQPDYAQFLLDYMTLEAHPTLRPVPGIDLNAYSHDLIARFSNPAIQDTLARLIVDGSERIPKFLLPVAREQAARGGDLRRCALVVAAWSAYVAQAATRGDRLDDVRAADLTRAALADQVTPGAFLHQPDVFGDLSAAPAFVQAYLDARAALAAHGPLGALRALHAAPTQGEHA
- a CDS encoding ABC transporter substrate-binding protein: MNRLALLALTTLLSQASAVTITIATVNNPDMVTMQKLTPEFNKKYPDIQVKWVTLPENELRQKITLDVASGAGSFDIATVGAYEVPIWAKNGWLEPLNPLFSKNADIAKSYNLTDILPGVRGALTVGGNLYAVPFYAESSMTYYNKDLFKAAGLTMPAQPTWNQIQTFASKIHNPSKGVYGVCLRGLPGWGENMALFSTMVNTYGGRWFNPSWQAQLNTPAWKNAMTFYVNLVKKYGPPGATGNGFTENLTLMSQGKCGMWVDATVAAGFLSDPSSSKITKSVGFAKAPVGTTARGNNWYWSWNLAIPKSTKQEDAAFKFLTWATSQEYIALVARTKGTWASVPPGTRTSTYQNANYKKAAGAFSGLVLSSINTADVNKATKDPVPYTGVQYVAIPEFQALGTQVGQYLAGALSGQYTVDQALKLSQDAANKTAKDGGYQK
- a CDS encoding HAD family hydrolase; its protein translation is MTPTALLALDFDGTLVGPQGDVPAGLLDELHAWARGGAHLALLTARGRVPPEVRDWPLHTVSRCYGAWAQVGGQLAWSRPLADDTVRAALEALTPGAWRWGRTLMVTADPIGIVRGPHAAFAAQWPQAREVLKLVRGDTPARLDALKGRWATLPGTHVIRERDTRLVLVRQGACKGAALRALAGRLGVPGAQVVAAGDGPADAAMLAHAGTFIRVGAHAALAGATLHATCPADVPGVLAHVRARLLGCPA
- a CDS encoding carbohydrate ABC transporter permease produces the protein MTAAATTPATTAPTPRRGFRLSPAALIWPAMLYLILTTQVPFFMTVYYSFFRYNLAIPGSRPFVGFANYRNLLTDPQNLHILWNTVVLAGGTLILTLIIGAALALLLNRDFPGRALLRTLLISSFLIMPVVTAVVWKNMLMNPVFGFFSWVVTGLGGHPVDWLAQYPMASVIAMITWEWTPFAMLILLTGLQSLPDDQLEAARLDGASPWQEFRYVVLPHWTQAIQVVVLMETIALLQVYGEIYGSTSGGPGIATTNLPYFIYQKAFAEYNIGLASAAGVLTVILTNVLAVYMLRLLTRAGRGE